The genomic stretch ACGGCCGGCCAGACCCGGGACTCCGCCGCCGCCGCGGCCACCGGAGCGGCGAGGACATCCAGGCGATCCCAGGCGGCCCGCCTCCCGCGCCACGCCGCCGCGCACGTCGGGCAGGCGGCCAGGTGGGCGTCCAGCGCCTCGCGCTCCGCGGCGCCCAGTTCGCCGCCGAGGGCCGCGTCGATCAGGTGGAGCACGTGTTCCATGTCGTCGTCCTTTCGCCGCTCAGACATCCGCGTCGCCGAGCCGTTCGCGCAGGCCGGCCAGGGCCCGCTGGATGAGGGATTCGACGCCGGGCACGGTGGTCTCCATGGCCTCGGCCACCTCGCGATACCGCAGCCCCTGGAAGCGATGCAGCACCAGGGCCTGCTTCTGCCGTTCGGGCAGGGCGTCGACCGCCGCCCGGACCGTCCGGGTCGCCTCGTCCCGTTCGAGGGCCGCCAGCGGGCCGGCGTCCGGGGCCGGCGTGTCGTGGGTGGTCGTGTCGAAGCGCACCCAGCCGATGATCTTCCGCCGCCGCAGGCGGCTGCGGGCGAGGTTGCCGGCGATGCGCAGGAGCCAGCTGCGGAACAGGCCCTGCGGCCGGTACTTCCCCGCCTGCCGGAAGACCTTGACGAAGGTCTCCTGGCAGAGGTCCTCGGCTTCGTCGACGGATCCGACCATGTGGATCAGGAAGGTCCGCACGTCCGTCTCCCACCGCTGGACGAGGAGGCGGAAAGCCGCCTCCTCGCCGTCGGCCACGAGGGCCATGAGGGTGTCGTCGTCGGTGTCGTGCCTCAAGATTCACCTTGCCGGTCGATGCGTCCACGATCTACCAGCGACCCTGGCCCTGGCCGCGGCCGCGACCCTGCCCGGGGCCCTGCTCGCAGGAGCCGCCGCCCCCGCAGTCGCCACGGCCGCCACGGCCACCCTGGCCGCGACCCGCCTCGAAGCCCGCACCACGCCCGCCGCGGCGC from bacterium encodes the following:
- a CDS encoding zf-HC2 domain-containing protein, which encodes MEHVLHLIDAALGGELGAAEREALDAHLAACPTCAAAWRGRRAAWDRLDVLAAPVAAAAAESRVWPAV
- a CDS encoding sigma-70 family RNA polymerase sigma factor, which codes for MRHDTDDDTLMALVADGEEAAFRLLVQRWETDVRTFLIHMVGSVDEAEDLCQETFVKVFRQAGKYRPQGLFRSWLLRIAGNLARSRLRRRKIIGWVRFDTTTHDTPAPDAGPLAALERDEATRTVRAAVDALPERQKQALVLHRFQGLRYREVAEAMETTVPGVESLIQRALAGLRERLGDADV